One window of Camelina sativa cultivar DH55 chromosome 4, Cs, whole genome shotgun sequence genomic DNA carries:
- the LOC104782825 gene encoding 3-isopropylmalate dehydratase small subunit 1, with translation MASSSLATLPQVLPSLSIKRSSSLAPFQSSSFLKINGSTSFTPSSISLTSRGKSSMTIIPRAAAAGSESNEAVANTTFHGLCYVLKDNIDTDQIIPAGAACTFPTNQQERDEIAGHALSGLPDFHKTRYVEPGENRSKYSIIIGGENFGCGSSREHAPVCLGAAGAKAIVAQSYARIFFRNSVATGEVFPLESEVRVCDECKTGDTVTIELTETGGLLTNHTTGKNYNLKSIGDAGPVIDAGGIFSYARMMGMIPSLT, from the coding sequence atggCGTCTTCTTCTCTTGCTACATTGCCCCAAGTCTTACCTTCCTTATCAATCAAACGTTCTTCTTCCTTGGCTCCtttccaatcttcttctttcctcaaAATCAACGGTTCCACTTCCTTCACCCCCTCCTCTATCTCCCTCACTTCACGTGGCAAATCCTCCATGACCATCATCCCACGTGCTGCCGCTGCAGGATCCGAGTCTAACGAAGCCGTAGCCAACACCACCTTCCACGGTCTCTGCTATGTCTTGAAAGACAACATAGACACCGACCAGATCATCCCAGCAGGAGCTGCTTGCACCTTCCCAACTAACCAACAAGAACGTGACGAGATCGCTGGTCACGCTCTCTCCGGTCTCCCAGACTTCCACAAAACCCGGTACGTTGAGCCAGGAGAGAACAGATCAAAGTACTCGATCATAATCGGTGGAGAAAACTTTGGTTGCGGATCGTCGCGTGAACACGCTCCAGTCTGTCTCGGAGCAGCTGGAGCTAAAGCCATAGTTGCTCAGTCTTACGCAAGGATCTTTTTCCGTAACTCTGTGGCTACAGGAGAGGTGTTCCCGTTAGAGTCAGAGGTTAGAGTATGTGACGAGTGTAAGACTGGAGACACGGTGACGATCGAGCTGACTGAAACTGGTGGTTTGTTGACTAATCACACAACCGGGAAAAACTATAATCTAAAGTCGATCGGTGATGCAGGACCGGTTATTGACGCTGGTGGTATTTTCTCTTATGCGAGAATGATGGGAATGATTCCATCATTAACTTAA
- the LOC104782826 gene encoding protein CMSS1-like gives MAITEVKPSANKNPKRNRNRSLGPKKDLKKKKTKKSKAPTFDKTIEKKKKKSKKSKEPTFYKTIEDDEDVLIPEPVSAAEQLSYFLNLLESAIGIRVSSLELDSIKDTCVVELPQRLPQDVSNLGEHIKMSCGSSWRESLCEGETLEGNIDPGNPSVLVISSSALRSLELLRGLHSLTKQCPAVKLFSKHLKVEEQVTLLKKRVNIGSGTPSRIKKLIDIEALGLTRLDMIVLDMHTDVKGFSLFTLPQVRDEFWDLYKNCFHQRVLEGRLRVCMYGPKPAPNLKKKKK, from the exons ATGGCAATCACAGAGGTAAAACCCTCCGccaataaaaaccctaaaagaaatCGGAATCGATCACTGGGTCCgaagaaagatttgaagaagaagaagactaagaaGTCGAAAGCTCCAACCTTTGATAAGAccattgagaagaaaaagaagaagagtaagaagtCGAAAGAGCCTACCTTTTATAAGACCATTGAGGACGACGAAGATGTTCTGATACCAGAACCCGTATCTGCCGCTGAGCAGCTTAGCTACTTTCTAAATCTGCTTGAATCCGCCATTGGTATACGAGTTTCTTCTTTAGAGCTCGATTCCATTAAAG ATACGTGTGTAGTTGAGTTACCTCAGAGATTGCCCCAAGATGTAAGCAACTTGGGAGAGCATATAAAGATGTCTTGTGGATCTTCATGGAGAGAGAGTCTTTGTGAAGGAGAGACACTTGAAGGAAATATTGATCCTGGAAACCCATCTGTTCTCGTCATTAGTTCCTCTGCTTTGAGATCTTTGGAACTTCTAAG GGGTTTGCATTCGCTTACTAAGCAATGTCCAGCAGTGAAGTTGTTCTCAAAGCATTTGAAGGTTGAGGAACAG GTAACTTTGTTGAAGAAACGGGTTAATATTGGGAGCGGTACACCAAGTAG AATCAAAAAGCTAATCGATATAGAGGCATTAGGACTTACACGGTTAGATATGATTGTGCTCGATATGCACACAGACGTCAAGGGATTTTCCTTATTCACATTGCCGCAAGTCAG AGATGAATTTTGGGATTTGTATAAAAACTGCTTCCATCAGAGAGTCTTAGAAGGAAGACTACGTGTCTGCATGTATGGTCCAAAGCCTGCTCCAaacctaaagaagaagaaaaaataa
- the LOC104782827 gene encoding pirin-like protein 2: MRAAAINRANSLGGLFSFRFTNIRSMSSSSQDFVSRPVIKKVFAKLQKEGDGAVVRRGISRSEQKLLDPFLMLDEFSVSPPAGFPDHPHRGFETVTYVLEGGITHQDFKGHKGTIYAGDVQWMTAGRGIIHSEMPEEEINKGLQLWINLSSNEKMIEPNYQELSHSDIPRAEANGVEVKVIAGESMGIQSPVYTRTPTMFLDFTLQPGAHIHQNVPESWNAFAYVLESGEGGCVFGSGSSNASPVSAHNVVVFGPGNDGVSAWNKSSSKILRFVLIAGEPIGEPVVQYGPFVMNTQAEIDMTIEDYHYGKNGFEMAKHWRSQ, translated from the exons ATGAGAGCTGCTGCTATAAACAGAGCAAATTCGCTTGGAGGTTTGTTTTCATTTAGGTTTACCAACATCAgatcaatgtcttcttcttcccaagaTTTCGTGTCAAGACCTGTCATCAAGAAAGTCTTCGCTAAGCTTCAGAAAGAAGGCGATGGAGCCGTCGTTAGACGCGGCATTTCCAG GAGTGAGCAAAAGTTGTTGGATCCGTTCTTGATGCTAGATGAATTCTCCG TTTCGCCTCCAGCTGGATTCCctgatcatcctcacagag GTTTTGAAACTGTTACATACGTACTAGAg GGAGGAATCACTCACCAAGACTTCAAAGGCCATAAGGGTACAATCTATGCTGGTGATGTTCAg TGGATGACTGCAGGAAGAGGAATCATTCATTCTGAAATGCctgaagaagaaataaacaaagGTTTACAACTTTGGATCAATCTTTCCTCCAATGAGAAAAT GATAGAACCAAACTACCAAGAACTGTCGCATTCAGACATACCAAGAGCTGAAGCAAACGGTGTTGAAGTCAAAGTCATAGCAGGAGAATCAATGGGAATCCAATCCCCTGTTTACACGAGAACACCTACTATGTTTCTTGATTTTACTCTCCAACCAGGAGCTCACATCCACCAGAACGTTCCTGAATCATGGAACGCGTTTGCTTACGTTCTAGAAAGCGGTGAAGGTGGCTGCGTTTTCGGGTCCGGGTCCTCTAACGCTTCTCCTGTTTCGGCACACAACGTTGTGGTTTTCGGACCAGGGAATGATGGTGTTAGCGCGTGGAACAAGTCATCTTCGAAGATATTGAGGTTTGTGTTGATAGCTGGAGAACCGATTGGTGAACCGGTGGTTCAATACGGTCCGTTCGTGATGAATACTCAAGCTGAGATTGATATGACCATTGAAGATTATCATTATGGTAAGAATGGTTTCGAGATGGCTAAGCACTGGAGGTCACAATAA
- the LOC104782828 gene encoding ras-related protein RABA5c-like, with the protein MSDDDDERGEEYLFKIVIIGDSAVGKSNLLTRYARNEFNPNSKATIGVEFQTQSMVIDGKEVKAQIWDTAGQERFRAVTSAYYRGAVGALVVYDITRSSTFENVGRWLDELNTHSDTTVAKMLIGNKCDLESIRAVSVEEGKSLAESEGLFFMETSALDSTNVKTAFEMVIREIYSNMSRKQLNSDSYKEELSANRVSLVKNDNEGTKTFSCCSR; encoded by the exons atgtcgGACGACGACGACGAGAGAGGTGAAGAGTACCTCTTCAAGATTGTTATCATCGGTGATTCCGCCGTCGGAAAATCCAATCTCCTCACTCGCTACGCCCGCAACGAGTTCAATCCCAATTCCAAAGCAACCATCGGCGTCGAGTTCCAGACTCAGAGCATGGTCATCGACGGCAAAGAGGTCAAAGCTCAGATTTGGGATACCGCCGGTCAGGAACGCTTCCGCGCTGTTACCTCTGCTTATTACCGTGGCGCCGTCGGTGCTCTCGTCGTCTATGACATCACTCGGAGCTCCACTTTCGAAAACGTCGGTCGCTGGCTCGATGAGCTCAACA CTCATTCTGATACAACAGTAGCAAAAATGCTAATTGGAAACAAGTGTGATCTCGAGAGCATAAGAGCTGTAAGCGTTGAGGAAGGCAAAAGCCTTGCGGAGTCAGAAGGTTTGTTTTTCATGGAGACATCTGCGTTGGACTCAACCAATGTGAAGACGGCTTTCGAGATGGTTATTCGCGAGATCTATAGCAACATGAGTCGAAAGCAACTGAACTCTGATTCTTACAAAGAGGAACTATCAGCGAATCGTGTTAGCTTGGTCAAGAACGATAACGAAGGAACAAAGACTTTCTCTTGCTGTTCGAGGTAA
- the LOC104782830 gene encoding transcription factor bHLH129-like isoform X1, whose product MYPPKSSKSSAPDGVDSDINQYESAAGATRDFSSLGPQTHHPLPPPRQQQHNPNVVGHYISGEPSSVGFDSGASSSSLFRHRSSPAGFYDQHLPTDPNGFSLGRPNGGYGGGGGGGGERGPSRLKSELRFSGGSSSHQEHNSLPRISEVEAAAAAIDGVASSSMNFGNDHTNNWDNSSSHISFTIDQPGKRSKNSDFFTLETQFSMPQTSLEMARMENLMNIPEDSVPCRVRAKRGFATHPRSIAERERRTRISGKLKKLQELVPNMDKQTSYADMLDLAVEHIKGLQHQVEVRPYISSIYVVQSDMFSNGRKVTGKGNGEMYLWGMQEAMIMNDMFPSMSYK is encoded by the exons ATGTACCCTCCTAAGTCCTCTAAGTCCTCCGCTCCAGACGGCGTCGACTCCGATATCAACCAATATGAATCAGCCGCTGGAGCCACCCGTGATTTCTCCTCTCTTGGCCCTCAAACCCACCATCCTCTGCCTCCGCCGCGGCAGCAGCAGCACAATCCCAACGTCGTTGGCCATTACATCTCAGGCGAACCATCTTCCGTCGGATTTGATTccggagcttcttcttcttctttgttccgACACAGAAGCTCTCCGGCTGGATTCTACGACCAGCATCTTCCCACTGATCCCAACg GTTTTTCTCTAGGACGGCCGAACGGAGGATAcggcggcggtggaggaggaggaggagagagagggCCGTCGAGGTTGAAGTCGGAGCTAAGATTCTCCGGCGGGAGTAGTAGTCATCAAGAACATAATTCCCTACCGCGAATCTCGGAAGTTGAAGCGGCTGCGGCGGCTATAGACGGTGTCGCATCGAGTAGTATGAATTTTGGAAATGATCATACTAACAACTGGGATAACTCGTCTTCTCATATCAGTTTCACCATTGATCAACCCGGGAAAAGGTCCAAGAACTCCGACTTTTTTACCTTAGAAACTCAG tttagcATGCCGCAAACATCTCTGGAAATGGCGAGAATGGAGAACTTGATGAACATCCCAGAGGACTCGGTGCCTTGTAGGGTTAGGGCCAAGCGTGGCTTTGCGACTCACCCGCGCAGCATCGCTGAAAGG gagagaagaacaagaataaGCGGGAAGCTGAAGAAACTACAAGAACTGGTGCCCAATATGGATAAA CAAACGAGCTACGCAGACATGTTGGATTTGGCTGTTGAACATATCAAAGGTCTTCAGCACCAAGTAGAGGTGCGTCCTTATATATCATCAATCTATGTTGTGCAAAGTGACATGTTCTCAAATGGAAGAAAAG TCACTGGAAAAGGGAATGGAGAGATGTACTTGTGGGGCATGCAAGAAGCGATGATCATGAATGATATGTTTCCAAGTATGAGTTACAAATAA
- the LOC104782830 gene encoding transcription factor bHLH129-like isoform X2, producing the protein MYPPKSSKSSAPDGVDSDINQYESAAGATRDFSSLGPQTHHPLPPPRQQQHNPNVVGHYISGEPSSVGFDSGASSSSLFRHRSSPAGFYDQHLPTDPNGFSLGRPNGGYGGGGGGGGERGPSRLKSELRFSGGSSSHQEHNSLPRISEVEAAAAAIDGVASSSMNFGNDHTNNWDNSSSHISFTIDQPGKRSKNSDFFTLETQFSMPQTSLEMARMENLMNIPEDSVPCRVRAKRGFATHPRSIAERERRTRISGKLKKLQELVPNMDKQTSYADMLDLAVEHIKGLQHQVESLEKGMERCTCGACKKR; encoded by the exons ATGTACCCTCCTAAGTCCTCTAAGTCCTCCGCTCCAGACGGCGTCGACTCCGATATCAACCAATATGAATCAGCCGCTGGAGCCACCCGTGATTTCTCCTCTCTTGGCCCTCAAACCCACCATCCTCTGCCTCCGCCGCGGCAGCAGCAGCACAATCCCAACGTCGTTGGCCATTACATCTCAGGCGAACCATCTTCCGTCGGATTTGATTccggagcttcttcttcttctttgttccgACACAGAAGCTCTCCGGCTGGATTCTACGACCAGCATCTTCCCACTGATCCCAACg GTTTTTCTCTAGGACGGCCGAACGGAGGATAcggcggcggtggaggaggaggaggagagagagggCCGTCGAGGTTGAAGTCGGAGCTAAGATTCTCCGGCGGGAGTAGTAGTCATCAAGAACATAATTCCCTACCGCGAATCTCGGAAGTTGAAGCGGCTGCGGCGGCTATAGACGGTGTCGCATCGAGTAGTATGAATTTTGGAAATGATCATACTAACAACTGGGATAACTCGTCTTCTCATATCAGTTTCACCATTGATCAACCCGGGAAAAGGTCCAAGAACTCCGACTTTTTTACCTTAGAAACTCAG tttagcATGCCGCAAACATCTCTGGAAATGGCGAGAATGGAGAACTTGATGAACATCCCAGAGGACTCGGTGCCTTGTAGGGTTAGGGCCAAGCGTGGCTTTGCGACTCACCCGCGCAGCATCGCTGAAAGG gagagaagaacaagaataaGCGGGAAGCTGAAGAAACTACAAGAACTGGTGCCCAATATGGATAAA CAAACGAGCTACGCAGACATGTTGGATTTGGCTGTTGAACATATCAAAGGTCTTCAGCACCAAGTAGAG TCACTGGAAAAGGGAATGGAGAGATGTACTTGTGGGGCATGCAAGAAGCGATGA
- the LOC104784384 gene encoding extensin-1-like: MATPAWSHAKAQWVVAMLALLVGSAMATEPYYYSSPPPPYEYKSPPPPVKSPPPPYEYKSPPPPSPPPPYYYHSPPPPVKSPPPPYYYHSPPPPVKSPPPPYYYNYPPPPVKSLPPPYYYNSPPPPVKSPPPPYVYSSPPPPPKSYTPPYYYSSPPPPVSYPHPHPHPHPLVFKVVGKVYCYRCYDWTHPKKSHDKKHLQGAVVEVTCKAGDKTVKAYGKTKNNGKYAITVKGYNYRKYGGDVCTAKLHAPPKGSPCNIPTDYHWGNKGAKLHVKSKTKDEVVLYAKSFAYAPKKPYGEFSSTTNPDLCLQVSASSNPNICL; encoded by the exons ATGGCGACTCCTGCATGGAGTCATGCCAAGGCTCAATGGGTAGTCGCCATGTTGGCGTTACTCGTTGGCTCGGCTATGGCTACCGAACCTTACTACTATAGCTCTCCTCCGCCACCTTACGAGTACAAATCTCCACCGCCTCCGGTTAAATCTCCGCCACCTCCTTATGAATACAAATCTCCTCCCCCACCG TCTCCGCCACCACCGTACTACTATCATTCACCACCCCCTCCGGTtaagtctccaccaccaccatattacTATCATTCACCACCCCCTCCGGTtaaatctcctcctcctccatacTACTACAACTACCCACCCCCTCCAGTTAAATCTCTCCCTCCTCCATACTACTACAACTCCCCACCCCCTCCGGTTAAATCCCCCCCTCCTCCATATGTATactcatcaccaccaccaccgccaaaGTCATACACACCACCGTACTACTACTCATCACCACCTCCTCCGGTGTCATACCCTCATCCTCACCCACACCCACATCCACTTGTCTTCAAAGTTGTTGGTAAAGTGTATTGTTACAGATGTTATGACTGGACTCACCCCAAAAAGTCTCATGATAAGAAGCATCTCCAAG GTGCTGTTGTGGAAGTGACTTGTAAGGCCGGTGACAAGACGGTTAAGGCATACGGAAAGACCAAGAACAATGGTAAATACGCAATCACCGTTAAGGGATACAACTACCGTAAATACGGAGGTGATGTGTGCACGGCCAAGCTTCACGCACCGCCTAAGGGCTCACCATGTAACATTCCCACAGATTACCATTGGGGTAACAAGGGTGCTAAACTTCACGTGAAATCGAAGACAAAGGACGAGGTTGTTCTTTATGCTAAGTCCTTTGCTTATGCACCAAAGAAACCTTACGGAGAAT tctcctccaccaccaacCCCGATCTATGTCTACAAGTCTCCGCCTCCTCCAACCCCAACATATGTCTATAA